One region of Sphingomonas hengshuiensis genomic DNA includes:
- the rfaE1 gene encoding D-glycero-beta-D-manno-heptose-7-phosphate kinase, with amino-acid sequence MTDFRKRIADSSILVVGDVMLDRYWFGEVDRISPEAPVPVVHVQREEYRLGGAANVAANAAALGASVTLMSVVGEDEAGEKLASVIHRSGIKGILKKDDQLSTTVKLRVSGRSQQLLRIDFENRPGNEVLERMTGDFCAVVDQYDAVLLSDYGKGGLGHVSTMIDAARAAGKPVLVDPKGRDYAPYRGATVVTPNRGELALVTGAWSSEAELERLSRTLRDELDLGALLVTRSEEGMSLFDDAGHFRVGADAREVFDVTGAGDTVIATLATLVAAGMPLRDAVPIANRAGGIVVAKFGTSVVGYDDLFGA; translated from the coding sequence ATGACGGATTTTAGGAAACGGATCGCCGATTCATCGATCCTCGTCGTCGGCGACGTGATGCTCGATCGCTACTGGTTCGGCGAAGTCGACCGCATTTCGCCCGAGGCACCTGTGCCCGTCGTGCATGTCCAGCGCGAGGAATATCGCCTCGGCGGCGCCGCCAACGTGGCCGCCAATGCCGCCGCGCTGGGCGCATCGGTTACGCTAATGAGCGTCGTTGGGGAGGACGAGGCGGGAGAAAAGCTCGCCAGCGTCATCCACCGCTCCGGTATCAAGGGAATATTGAAAAAGGACGACCAGCTTTCCACTACCGTCAAATTGCGAGTCAGCGGGCGCTCACAGCAACTGCTCCGAATCGACTTCGAGAATCGTCCCGGCAATGAAGTGCTTGAGCGAATGACCGGCGATTTCTGCGCTGTGGTCGACCAATATGACGCGGTGCTGCTGTCGGATTATGGCAAGGGTGGCCTGGGGCATGTCTCCACCATGATCGACGCGGCACGCGCAGCGGGAAAGCCGGTACTGGTGGACCCCAAGGGCCGCGACTACGCCCCCTATCGCGGCGCCACCGTCGTCACGCCCAACCGGGGCGAACTGGCACTGGTGACCGGTGCCTGGAGCAGCGAAGCGGAACTTGAACGCCTGAGCCGCACCCTGCGGGACGAACTGGACCTTGGCGCGCTGCTGGTCACCCGTTCCGAAGAAGGCATGTCGTTGTTTGACGACGCTGGGCATTTCCGGGTCGGAGCCGATGCCCGAGAAGTGTTCGACGTGACGGGTGCAGGCGACACGGTGATCGCGACGCTTGCAACGCTGGTCGCTGCCGGCATGCCGCTGCGCGACGCGGTTCCCATCGCCAACCGGGCCGGTGGAATCGTGGTTGCCAAATTCGGTACGTCGGTGGTTGGTTATGACGATCTGTTCGGTGCTTGA
- a CDS encoding glycosyltransferase family 9 protein: MTLPRYPVVFLQYRALGDFVIAAQCLGRRRIEPGSGIELLAGEHLRPIAAVLDIHFPLRFFAHPERAIPAIIALRSQGMLRGLKSAILLKGALHKAGIPREALVIFEKLDKRERFLAAGFSATALPHAENIYLAHDAMLDALGLGMHDRVDRAPPAGPVRIYPGSRLPERHVPFKVVAEILDTVSALGLPVELMLLEGERPDLETTGLPFTRVPRTFEALIASIKGARKVISADSMPAHLAEYLDTPIFVCSPTLKSYWLPRSAFTDGWTSLFDEGGGSERLRRFLAA, from the coding sequence ATGACCCTTCCCAGATACCCCGTCGTCTTCCTGCAATACAGGGCGCTGGGCGATTTCGTGATCGCCGCGCAATGCCTCGGCAGGCGCAGGATCGAACCGGGCTCAGGAATCGAACTCCTGGCCGGCGAACACCTCCGCCCAATTGCGGCCGTCCTCGACATCCATTTCCCCTTGCGCTTCTTCGCGCACCCGGAACGCGCCATTCCGGCGATTATCGCCCTACGCAGCCAGGGCATGCTGCGCGGCTTGAAATCGGCGATCCTCCTGAAAGGCGCGCTCCACAAGGCTGGCATCCCGCGCGAGGCACTGGTAATATTCGAAAAGCTGGACAAACGGGAACGTTTTCTTGCCGCAGGTTTCTCCGCGACGGCACTGCCCCATGCCGAGAACATCTATCTGGCGCATGATGCGATGCTCGACGCCCTCGGCCTCGGCATGCACGACCGCGTCGATCGCGCGCCGCCTGCGGGTCCGGTGCGGATTTATCCGGGCAGCCGGCTGCCCGAACGCCACGTCCCGTTCAAAGTCGTGGCAGAAATCCTGGACACCGTATCGGCGCTGGGGTTGCCGGTCGAACTGATGCTACTGGAAGGCGAGCGCCCGGATCTCGAAACCACCGGTCTGCCCTTCACGCGCGTCCCGCGCACCTTTGAAGCCCTGATAGCATCCATCAAGGGTGCCCGGAAGGTCATCAGCGCAGACAGCATGCCCGCGCACCTGGCCGAATATCTCGACACGCCGATCTTCGTATGTTCGCCAACGCTTAAATCCTATTGGCTGCCGCGATCGGCATTTACCGACGGATGGACATCGCTGTTCGACGAAGGCGGCGGATCGGAGCGGTTGCGCCGTTTTCTCGCAGCCTGA
- the gmhB gene encoding D-glycero-beta-D-manno-heptose 1,7-bisphosphate 7-phosphatase produces the protein MTTGTAKRAAFLDRDGVINVDTGYVGRTQDFVFAPGAKAALARLSAAGYLLVVVTNQSGIGRGYYSEADFADLTAHMCAELQAAGAPVARVLHCPHLPDTDCTCRKPAPGMVLAAASALGIDLQRSAMIGDKPSDMAAGRAAGVARCYLVSSRTETSPLADARFATLAECVDHALEESSATDFAKGVD, from the coding sequence GTGACGACCGGCACGGCGAAGCGGGCGGCCTTTCTGGATCGGGACGGCGTGATCAACGTCGATACCGGCTATGTCGGTCGCACGCAGGATTTCGTGTTCGCGCCGGGCGCAAAGGCCGCGCTCGCCCGGCTTTCGGCGGCAGGCTATCTGCTCGTCGTGGTGACCAACCAGTCGGGCATCGGTCGCGGCTATTACAGCGAGGCCGATTTTGCAGACCTGACCGCGCATATGTGCGCCGAGTTACAAGCTGCGGGGGCGCCGGTCGCGCGCGTGCTCCATTGCCCGCACCTCCCCGACACCGACTGCACGTGCCGCAAGCCGGCGCCGGGCATGGTGCTGGCGGCGGCATCGGCACTCGGCATCGATCTGCAGCGCTCGGCGATGATCGGCGACAAGCCGAGCGACATGGCTGCAGGTCGCGCCGCCGGCGTCGCGCGCTGCTACCTCGTCTCTTCCCGCACGGAAACCTCGCCGCTTGCCGATGCGCGCTTCGCCACGCTTGCCGAATGCGTCGATCACGCGCTGGAGGAATCCTCGGCCACCGATTTCGCAAAAGGAGTCGATTGA
- a CDS encoding helix-turn-helix domain-containing protein, producing the protein MTAFTFGQASARALGGMARGIPVRAPARSGAPHRTGAPVRRDSIEAGTFEEAFFAAPAKGETDQLLRVARRTLDAGRQLRREARAGTRSLTASERLVASLTAAAVRVYEEILTLARLNRGRVYPSYDYLAEATCLGRATIARALHALEEIGFLVRQRRFKRVAGDGPGPRYEQTSNAYRPLLPNSVLAYLPRWMRPAPLPADAEWHAAEQAGAVANMVAGLSCREFARTMVGGDLGKVLARLGARIDAREQAPERESQNHPEPLLDSHKNRTSGVGLVGRRSALTGREYGK; encoded by the coding sequence ATGACGGCGTTTACCTTCGGCCAGGCCAGCGCGCGCGCGCTGGGCGGCATGGCGCGCGGGATTCCCGTGCGTGCGCCGGCGCGATCGGGCGCCCCACACCGCACGGGCGCGCCGGTGCGCCGCGACAGCATCGAGGCGGGGACGTTCGAAGAGGCATTCTTCGCCGCCCCGGCCAAGGGCGAGACCGACCAGTTGCTGCGCGTCGCGCGCCGCACGCTCGATGCCGGGCGCCAGCTCCGCCGCGAGGCGCGCGCGGGTACGCGCAGCCTGACCGCGTCCGAACGCCTGGTCGCGTCGCTGACCGCGGCGGCGGTGCGCGTCTATGAGGAAATCCTGACGCTCGCCCGGCTCAACCGGGGGCGCGTCTATCCCAGCTATGACTATCTCGCCGAGGCGACCTGCCTCGGCCGCGCGACGATCGCCCGCGCGCTCCACGCGCTCGAGGAGATCGGCTTCCTCGTGCGCCAGCGCCGGTTCAAGCGCGTGGCGGGCGACGGGCCCGGCCCGCGCTATGAACAGACGTCCAACGCCTATCGCCCGCTCCTGCCGAACAGCGTGCTGGCCTATCTGCCGCGCTGGATGCGCCCTGCCCCGCTCCCCGCCGACGCCGAATGGCATGCCGCAGAACAGGCCGGCGCCGTGGCGAACATGGTCGCCGGGCTGTCGTGCCGCGAGTTCGCGCGCACGATGGTCGGCGGCGATCTGGGCAAGGTGCTGGCGCGCCTGGGAGCGAGGATCGACGCGCGCGAACAGGCACCAGAGCGCGAGTCTCAAAACCATCCTGAACCGCTCCTCGATTCTCATAAGAACCGCACAAGCGGAGTCGGCCTGGTCGGCCGACGCTCTGCCCTGACGGGCCGCGAATACGGCAAGTGA
- a CDS encoding D-sedoheptulose-7-phosphate isomerase, which yields MSLFLANLAEHREVFARLDALSTIVAEASGAATASLRAGNKVMFCGNGGSAADSQHLAAELTGRFIKDRPPLAGLALNTDSSALTCIGNDYSFADVFVRQVRGLGRTGDCLVGISTSGNSANVLRAFEAAREMGITTIGFLGRDGGQIKALSDYAIIVPSDVTARIQEAHILIGHTLCGLVEQQLGLVEA from the coding sequence ATGTCATTGTTTCTCGCAAATCTTGCCGAGCACCGGGAAGTATTCGCACGTCTGGACGCGCTTTCGACCATAGTTGCCGAGGCCAGCGGCGCGGCGACCGCGTCGCTTCGGGCCGGCAACAAGGTCATGTTCTGCGGCAATGGCGGCTCGGCCGCGGACAGCCAGCATCTCGCCGCCGAACTCACCGGGCGCTTCATCAAGGACCGCCCGCCGCTCGCGGGGCTGGCGCTCAATACCGACAGCTCGGCGCTGACCTGCATCGGCAACGACTATTCCTTTGCTGACGTCTTCGTCCGCCAGGTCCGCGGCCTGGGCCGTACGGGCGACTGCCTGGTCGGCATCTCGACTTCGGGTAATTCGGCCAATGTGCTGCGCGCGTTCGAGGCTGCGCGCGAAATGGGGATCACGACCATCGGCTTTCTCGGGCGCGACGGCGGCCAGATCAAGGCGCTGTCCGACTATGCGATTATCGTCCCCAGCGACGTGACGGCGCGCATCCAGGAAGCGCATATCCTGATCGGCCACACGCTGTGCGGCCTGGTCGAGCAGCAGCTCGGGCTGGTCGAGGCCTGA
- a CDS encoding type II toxin-antitoxin system RelE/ParE family toxin has product MTARYTVYLTAGAEADLADIHDWIAAHRAPDQAGAFLDTMLARIDSLEQFPDRGSVPPELDALGIRDFRQIVAPPYRLLYRVIVDSVFVLLVADGRRDFQALLERRLLAG; this is encoded by the coding sequence ATGACCGCGCGCTACACGGTGTATCTCACCGCGGGCGCCGAGGCGGATCTGGCCGACATCCATGACTGGATCGCGGCGCACCGCGCGCCCGACCAGGCCGGCGCCTTTCTCGATACGATGCTCGCGCGGATCGACAGCCTCGAGCAATTCCCCGATCGCGGCAGCGTGCCGCCCGAGCTCGACGCGCTGGGCATCCGCGACTTCCGCCAGATCGTCGCCCCGCCCTATCGGCTGCTGTACCGGGTGATCGTCGACAGCGTGTTCGTGTTGCTGGTCGCCGATGGCCGGCGGGACTTCCAGGCATTGCTCGAGCGGCGGCTGCTCGCGGGATAG
- a CDS encoding type II toxin-antitoxin system Phd/YefM family antitoxin, translating into MRYSEQVKPVSYLKAHAATLLRGLADRGAPLVITQNGEARAVLQDIASYEATQETMALLKLLALGTRDVEAGRVAPARAAIERLRADRAADGGAPKA; encoded by the coding sequence ATGCGTTATTCCGAGCAAGTGAAGCCGGTCAGCTATCTCAAGGCGCATGCCGCCACGCTGCTGCGCGGGCTGGCGGATCGCGGGGCGCCGCTGGTGATCACCCAGAATGGCGAGGCGCGGGCGGTGCTCCAGGATATCGCCAGCTATGAGGCGACGCAGGAGACGATGGCGCTGCTCAAGCTGCTGGCGCTGGGCACGCGCGATGTCGAGGCGGGGCGCGTGGCGCCGGCGCGCGCGGCGATCGAGCGGCTGCGCGCCGATCGGGCGGCGGACGGGGGTGCGCCCAAGGCATGA
- the rfaE2 gene encoding D-glycero-beta-D-manno-heptose 1-phosphate adenylyltransferase has translation MLGNILWPADGVAAVHAAIARLPRPLVFTNGVFDILHRGHVEYLADARALGAALIVAVNSDASARMLGKGPDRPLNREQDRAIVLTALESVSLVLGFDEKTPCALLQSVRPDLYVKGGDYDMETLEETRLIRSWGGDSVAIPFRDGFSTTNLVDRIRQTA, from the coding sequence ATGCTAGGCAACATCCTTTGGCCCGCAGACGGGGTTGCGGCCGTTCACGCCGCCATCGCCCGACTACCCCGCCCCCTGGTCTTCACCAATGGGGTGTTCGATATCCTGCACCGCGGGCACGTCGAATATCTCGCCGACGCGCGCGCGCTAGGCGCCGCACTGATCGTCGCGGTCAATTCCGATGCGTCGGCGCGGATGCTGGGCAAGGGACCCGATCGCCCGCTCAATCGCGAGCAGGACCGCGCGATCGTCCTGACGGCGCTCGAAAGCGTGTCGCTTGTCCTCGGCTTCGACGAGAAGACGCCCTGCGCGCTGCTGCAATCCGTCCGCCCCGACCTGTACGTCAAGGGCGGCGATTATGACATGGAAACGCTGGAGGAAACCCGGCTTATCCGAAGCTGGGGCGGCGATTCAGTGGCGATCCCGTTTCGCGATGGCTTCTCGACCACCAACCTGGTCGACCGCATACGGCAGACTGCGTGA
- a CDS encoding replication initiator protein A: MTQPPAPRAKPAKSATAPQRDLFLLDSPLQGEIRGERSLMAFPFFALAKNAWMKPLAYQSDKVSIEVRPSATGVATIYDKEIVLYIASLMASKIEAGEAVGQDFVFTAHDLFSVTGSNHSARSYARLSEALERLQGTQIKTNIEAGGEGEEGFFSWLSEARLHYTRTRSGERRLKAVKVRLCDWLFRAILRDRQVLNYAHAYFQLGPIERRIYEVARSTCEADSLEIDLAMFRLQVGYQNPLPNFRAALNHIAAADAIPDYHLALVEVAEDVAADAAPVRRGRKSHPLRVVISRRAPELAAESESGADPAQ; the protein is encoded by the coding sequence ATGACCCAGCCCCCTGCCCCGCGCGCCAAGCCGGCCAAGTCCGCGACGGCGCCCCAGCGCGACCTGTTCCTGCTCGACAGCCCGTTGCAGGGCGAGATCCGCGGCGAACGCTCGCTGATGGCCTTTCCCTTCTTCGCGCTCGCCAAGAATGCCTGGATGAAGCCGCTGGCCTATCAGAGCGACAAGGTCTCGATCGAGGTCCGCCCCTCGGCCACCGGGGTCGCGACGATCTACGACAAGGAAATCGTGCTCTATATCGCCAGTCTGATGGCGTCGAAGATCGAGGCGGGCGAGGCCGTCGGCCAGGATTTCGTGTTCACTGCGCATGATCTATTCTCGGTCACCGGCAGCAACCATTCGGCGCGGTCTTATGCCCGGCTGTCCGAAGCGCTCGAGCGGCTCCAGGGGACGCAGATCAAGACCAATATCGAGGCGGGCGGCGAAGGCGAGGAAGGCTTTTTCTCATGGCTGTCCGAGGCGCGGCTCCATTATACCAGGACGCGCAGCGGCGAGCGGCGGCTGAAGGCGGTCAAGGTCCGGCTGTGCGACTGGCTGTTCCGCGCGATCCTGCGCGATCGCCAGGTGCTCAACTATGCCCATGCCTATTTCCAGCTCGGCCCGATCGAGCGGCGCATCTATGAAGTGGCGCGCTCGACCTGCGAGGCGGACAGCCTCGAAATCGACCTGGCGATGTTCCGGCTGCAAGTGGGGTATCAGAACCCGCTCCCCAATTTCCGCGCCGCGCTCAATCACATAGCGGCAGCCGACGCGATCCCCGACTATCATCTCGCACTCGTCGAAGTGGCGGAGGACGTGGCGGCCGACGCCGCGCCGGTGCGCCGGGGCCGCAAGTCGCACCCGCTGCGCGTGGTGATTTCGCGCCGCGCCCCCGAACTGGCTGCCGAGTCCGAATCGGGTGCCGACCCGGCGCAGTAG
- a CDS encoding recombinase family protein, producing MQIGYARVSRGDHQDLGAQLAALDAAGCGRVFREEASGGKADRPELARALVALQPGDVLVVWKLDRLSRSLRDLLFTLEAVAAAGAAFRSLTEAIDTTTPAGRLMLQTLGAFAEFERAMIRERTLNGLAHARAAGRHLGRRPSLTAQQRAEIIARAEAGEGSPSQLASLFRVSRSTVQRVLRAHRARVDL from the coding sequence ATGCAGATCGGCTATGCGCGCGTCTCGCGCGGGGATCATCAGGATTTGGGGGCACAGCTTGCCGCGCTGGATGCGGCGGGGTGTGGGCGGGTGTTCCGCGAAGAGGCGTCGGGGGGCAAGGCCGACCGGCCCGAACTGGCCCGCGCGCTTGTCGCGCTGCAACCGGGCGACGTGCTGGTGGTGTGGAAGCTCGACCGGCTGTCGCGCTCGCTGCGCGACCTGTTGTTCACGCTGGAGGCGGTCGCGGCGGCGGGCGCGGCGTTCCGCTCGCTGACCGAGGCGATCGACACGACCACCCCGGCGGGGCGGCTGATGCTCCAGACGCTGGGCGCCTTTGCCGAGTTCGAACGCGCGATGATCCGCGAGCGGACGCTGAACGGGCTGGCGCATGCCCGCGCCGCCGGGCGCCATCTGGGCCGCCGCCCCAGCCTGACCGCGCAGCAGCGCGCCGAGATCATCGCGCGGGCCGAGGCGGGCGAGGGATCGCCGTCGCAACTCGCCAGCCTGTTCCGCGTCTCGCGATCGACGGTGCAGCGCGTGCTGCGCGCGCATCGCGCCCGTGTCGATCTGTAG
- the parA gene encoding ParA family partition ATPase has translation MPVIAIISQKGGAGKTTLALHLAAAAQEAGRVALVIDTDPQATASQWAAWRHDAPPEVIDSPPPRLAAKVAQALEQGAEVIVIDTPPHADSAARAAVEVADLVLVPCRPSAFDLSAIQTTAKLVQLLKKPAFVVFTAGSPNAPRVYQEAGELVESFGTPPCPLQIPDRAAYRHASAEGRSVMETEPEGKAAEEIRQLYAWTCRQLDMPTPRRKKVTA, from the coding sequence ATGCCGGTCATCGCCATCATCAGCCAGAAGGGCGGCGCGGGGAAAACCACGCTTGCGCTGCATCTCGCCGCCGCGGCGCAGGAGGCGGGGCGCGTCGCGCTGGTCATCGACACCGATCCCCAGGCGACCGCGAGCCAATGGGCCGCCTGGCGCCACGACGCCCCGCCCGAAGTGATCGACAGCCCCCCGCCCCGCCTCGCCGCGAAGGTCGCGCAGGCGCTCGAGCAAGGCGCCGAAGTGATCGTGATCGACACCCCACCGCACGCCGACAGCGCCGCGCGCGCCGCTGTCGAAGTCGCCGATCTGGTGCTGGTCCCGTGCCGCCCGAGCGCGTTCGACTTGTCGGCGATCCAGACCACGGCGAAGCTGGTCCAGCTGCTCAAGAAGCCGGCGTTCGTGGTGTTCACCGCGGGCAGCCCCAATGCGCCGCGCGTTTATCAGGAGGCCGGCGAACTGGTCGAAAGCTTCGGCACCCCGCCCTGCCCGTTGCAGATCCCCGATCGCGCCGCCTATCGCCACGCCAGCGCCGAGGGGCGCAGCGTCATGGAGACCGAGCCCGAGGGCAAGGCCGCCGAGGAAATTCGACAACTCTACGCGTGGACGTGTAGACAGCTAGACATGCCGACACCGCGCCGCAAGAAAGTCACCGCATGA